TGCCGATGGCTTTGTCAAAGCTCTTGATGGCGTCTTCGTCGCGGCCTAGCTTCACCAACACATAGCCTCGGTTGTCCCAGGCTTTGGCCGAGTCGGGGTTAAAGCGAGTGGCTTTGTCGAGGGAGCTGAGGGCGTCGTCGTAGCGCTCTAGCTCGATTAGCGAGAGGCCTCGGTTGAGCCATGCGATCGCATCATTCGCCTGAATCTCCACTGCCCGATCAAAGGACTTAAAGGCTTCCTCATGCTGCTGCAAAATGCCGTAAGACACGCCTCGGTTAACCCAAGCTTCGTGGTATTCCGGGTTTAGCTCCAGGGCTTTGTCAAAGGCCACAATGGCCTCTTCTCGCTGCTTCAGGCGGCTCAGCACCATACCCTGATTCAGCCAGACTCTAGCATCGTCGGGCTGCAGGTCGCTCAGTCGATTGAAGACCTCTAAGGCTTCTTCAGGGCGGCGCAGCTCTCGCAGCAGCAGCCCCTTCTGGTAGAGGGCAGAGATATTGGCGGTATCGAGTTCTAGAGCACTGTTGAGCGAGGCCAGCGCGTCCTCTAGCTTGTCCTGCTCCTCTAGGGCCTTAGCCCGGTTTAGCCAGACCTCGACGTTGATGGGCTGAATATCGAGGGCTCGGTCGTATTCGCTGACAGCCTCATCGTAGCGGCCCTCTTGCAGGAACTGATTGCCTGATTGAATATGCTCGTCGGCAGTAAGGAAAAGCTGAGGCCGGTTGGTCTGCAGGCGCTCTAGCTTATCGGTGAGATCGTCAAACCGCTGCTGGGCCTCGCTGACAAAAGAATCAGCCAAATACTGGGGCGTGACTTCGCCCAGCCGCCGCATAATCTCCTCTTTTTGGGCCTGGGCTTCGGCCTGGATGGCCTCTAGCCGCAGCTGGTACGCCCGCTGTAGCTGAGACAGATCGCCTAGGGTGGCTTCGCGTCCGGCTTCGATGTCGGCCTGTAGCTGTTCAATGCGGCCTGTGGCTTCTTGCAAGAGGCGTTCTAGCTGCTGCTGCACAGCTTCTTGGCGGGTGTTTTTGTCCGACTCTAGAGACTGCAGGTCAGCGCTGAGACGCATATCAAAGGACTCGATTTTGTCGAGAACGCGATCGCGTTTGCCAAATACCGCATCGCGCACCTGAGCCAGCTGCACTGTGAAGTCACGCTCCAGGCTTTGCAGGTTAGCCAAGATCTGGTCTCGTTGCTCGCCGGTAGTATCTCGCAGAGCATTGATCTGCTGGGTGAAGGCATTAGCAGCTTCCTCCAGATCTCGAAACAGGCCCGATTTCTGACCGTCTACCTCGCCTCGGATGTTGTCTAGCTGACGCTGCACGTCTAGCGTGATCCGCTGCAGGTCGTCGTAGGTATTGTCGCGGCGGGCATCGACTTCTACTCGCAGGGTGGCAAAGCGGCCCATTGCCTCTTCCGCCGCCTGCTGTAGCTCCTGCAACAGGCCATTCTTGCGCTGCTCAATATCGCCTCTAAGCCCTGTGAACTGGAGCATGAAGCTGTCGGTCGAACCCTGTAGGGTCTGCAGCACCTTCGACTTCTGGCCCTCTACATCTTCCTTCAGGCGAGAAAACTGGCGATTGAAGTCGCTGATGGAGCGCTCAATATTTTGTAGGGCCAAGTCTTTGTGGCCGTAGGCGCTAGCCTGCAGCTCGGCAACTTGAGCGGTAAAGTCTTGCTGCTGGGTGCGAACGGCTTCTAGGCTTTGAACCTTTTGGGTCTCTAGCTGCTCGGCGATTTGGTGTTTCTGCCGTTCAATCTCGCCAGTGGCTTCGGCCTTGAGCTGTTCGAGATGGGGGTTGAGTTGATTTTTCAGGGCATGGAGCGCTTCGAGTACCCGATTGCGCTCATCTTCTACGCTGATCGAGAGGGTACCCACCTGGTCGGCAAAGAGCGATTCGGTGTGCTGCAGCTTCTGAATCACTGCTTCCTGCTGGATCTCGGCATCGCTGCGGAGCCGATTGAGATCGCGAGCAAAGGTTGCCTGACCGTCTTCCATAGTTCGCAAGACGCTGTCTCGCTGGCCCTGGGTTTCTTTGCGCAGGCTGGTCACCTGGTCGTCTGCCGTCTGCCGCAGACCCGAAATGTAGCCGACAAAATCAGCTTCAGCCGACTGCAGCTTTACCTGCAGCTCGCTCAGGGTAGACTGCCAGTCATTTAGGGTGCGGGCTTTAAATTCGGCCAGGTCGTCTACTAGACGGTTCAAGACCTGCTTTTTGGTGGCAGCATCTTCCTGGAACCGGTCGGTGCGGGTTTCCAGAGTCTGGGCCATTTCCTGGGCATCGCGGAGAATGTCGTCTAGCTCGCGGGTAGCAACCCGAATTTTAGTCTCTAGGTCGGTCATCTCTTCGAGCTGAGTGCGCACCACTGCCGAGACTTCTTGGATGACTGAGCGCCGCATCAGCCAAAGCATGATCATGCCGATAGCAATCAGCAGCACCAGGGTGCCCAGCAGCACCACAAACAGGGTCGTGGCACGGCTAAAGGCCACGTCGGCATCTCGCCGAATCTGCGCTAGCTCGGCCCGCTCTTGGGACGTAATCGCCTGGGCCAGCAGCGGCGATGGCTCCTCCAGCGGTAATGCCTCGGCCCTAGCTGCACTGCCGCTCAACAGCATCAGCGTCAGAATCAGCATCGGGCGAGGAATTAACGAAAACAGAGGAGAACGCGGCTGACTCATTAGGCGGTTCCTTAGCTGAGTAGTCGGATTGCCAGAGACTGACCATACCCCTTAAGAGTAGTCTGCTCAAGAATCCGGGGGTTTCACCCCACAGAAGTACCTTCCCCAAGGCGGTTCTAGGGAATACGCCTAGGATACCTGATACTTCAGACGGTTAGGTTAGACCTGCCGGAAAATGGGCGGCCTAGAGACTGTGGCGGTGCCCGTCGGGACAGATGGTGGTGCGATCGCACACCCCCTCCTCCAGCGCTACCCCCACTGCTCGAAACAGGTTGCAGCCCCGCAGATCGGCCTGCTGCAAAAGGGCTCCCTCTAAGTTCGCCTTAACCAGCGATGCCCCTCGCAGGTCGGCTCCCCGCAGATCAGCTCCTCGCAGATCGGCCCCATCTAGGTTACTTCCTCGCAAGCTGGCCTGCTGGAGCATACAGCCACACATCGTTGCCCGCATCAAGGCAGCCGCGCTCAGGTCGGCCTGCGACAGATCTGAATCATAGAGCTGAGCATCACCGAGTTGCGATCGCAGCAGCACAGCTTCCCTCAGATTAGCCTGACTCAAATTGGTATAAGGCAGGTAGGCGTCCTGCAAGAGCGCCCGTTCTAGGTCAATCCCTCGTAGATTTTCTTGAAATAGGTCAATGCCAGACAAATCCAATTCTCTGAACTGGCGGCGACCCGACCGGAATGCGGTTAGCAATTCTTCTCGACTCAATCGCTGCATAAACACCTGTCAACCCACTCGGTAGCTCTTCAAGCCACCCTTCTCATAAACTGCACTGTATTGGCGATCCTGTAGTTTCTTTAGATCCAGCTAAGTATTCTTGCTCAGCTTGATTTCAGATGACTACTGTATAAGCTTTACGTTCCGTAACAATGGGTGATTAATCTTATTTTTAGGTTTCGCCTCAAGAGCCCTTTGACATACCAATGTCAAGATTTAGGGAGGACAATAGGTAAGGAAGAAAACCTTTCCTGTTTGCTCTGCTACCCCGTCTTAACCTGTTGAGGAGTATGCCCGAAGCCCTGGTATCTATTGCTGAGCATTACCACAAACGCACTAAGTACGACCCTGCCACCATTGCGGCTAAAAGCCAGGGCATTGATTTTTCTCACCAGCCCTATCCCTTCAAGGCTTACCGCTTGGGCAGCGAGATTGACCTCAAGCCGTACTTAGACGATGCACCTGCAACTGGCGAATTGCCGGCCGATATCGCCTGGTGGAGCCGTCTGTCTCACCTCCTCATCAATAGCTACGGCCTCACCGCCAAAATGCCGACTGCTGCAGGCGACACGTTTTACCTGCGGGCGGCCCCCTCCGCAGGCGGTCTTTACCCGGCTGAGCTTTACATCGTGTCTAGGGGCACTTCTCTGCTACCCGCCGGACTGTACAACTATCAGGCCCGTACCCACAGCCTTTGGCGCTACTGGGATGCTCACCTGTGGCAGGAACTGCAGGCAGCCTGCTTCTGGCACCCAGCCCTAGAGTCAACCCAGCTGGCTCTGGTGGCGAGTGCCGTGTTTTTTCGGTCGGCCTGGCGTTACCAAGATCGGGCCTACCGACGGATCTTTCTCGATAGCGGCCATATTTTAGGCAACTTAGAGTTAGCTGGAGCGGCGGCAGATTACCGCCCCCATCTAATCGGCGGATTCGTCGATCAGGCACTCAACGAGTTGCTCTATCTCAACCCCGATGAAGAGGGCGTAATTGCTGTGCTGGCCCTGGCAGATTTGCTGGAAGTAGAGCAAAATCTACCCCACTGCTCATCGGCTTTGGCGGCACCTACTGAGACCAAGTTTCCGACCCTGGCCGATGGCGAGCTGCTGAGCTATTTCCACCAGTGCACCCAGATTCCCCCCGCCACTCAGAATCTGGCCTGGGAAACCCGTTCAGCCGTCGACCCAGAGCCAACCCTGCCAGAAGACAAGTACAACATTCCTTTCTGCCTGAAAGTTTCAACCACAACCGCTCCGGTACACTGGGGCGAGGATCTGCAGGATCTCGAAACGACAATTCTCAAACGGCGCTCAACCCGTCGTTACAGTGGGGCCGAGCTTACCCTAGCCGAGCTTAGAGCGCTGCTAGATTTTACCTACCAGCCTCAGCACTACATCAGTCAGGGCTTTGATGGCGACCCCGACTACTTCGATCTGAGCCTGCTGCAAACCTTTATTGCCGTTTCTGGCGTAGAGGGCTTAGACGAGGGCTGCTACTATTACGCGCCCAAAAGCCAGGAGCTGCGCCAAATTCGCTTTAAAAACTTCCGGCGCGAACTGCATTTTCTCTGTCTGGGCCAGGATCTGGGCCGCGATGCGGCAGCAGTGCTTTTTCACACGGCAGACCTCAAGACAGCAATTGGGAAATACGGTGACCGGGTGTATCGCTACCTGCACATGGACGCGGGCCACTTGGGACAACGGCTGAACCTGGCCGCCGTTCGCCTAGGGCTAGGGGTGAGCGGCATTGGTGGCTTTTTTGATGATCAGGTAAACGAAGTACTGGGCATTCCTGTAGATGAGGCAGTTATCTACATCACAACCCTAGGCCGACCAGCCCGTAGTCAAGACTAGCCATCTTTAAATTAGATTTACTCACTGCCTGAGGAGCGGTTGAGCGATCGCAACAAAGCAGGCGGCCCCAGATCTTCCAGGGTGTAGCCCTGAGGGTAGCTGCGCTGGGGCATATCAACATAGAAATAGGGCCGTTTGCGCGGCGGCAGATACCGCAAAATTCGTCCGCGCCAGCGCAGCAACGTTTCTAGCAGCTGCCGCAGTCGGGGATTGGCAGCAGGAAAGCCAAAGGCTGCCAGCATCACATCATCTAATAGGGCATAAACTACCGGCTTTAGCGCGGGTCGTAAGAAAGCCGGGAACCAGCTGAGAAATAAAGTTAGGGTAGACTCACCCACACGTCGAGTCGCCTCAGAATAACGAAAGTGCTGAGTCTCATAGTCTTGGTTAAACCGCTCAAACTGGTCGTAGGTAGCCGGAATGTCCTGAATGCCCATCTGCTGCCCAACGTGTAGCCACGACTGAAACAAGCTCTGCTTTTCCCCCTCACTCAGTTGCCGCCAGCCAAATCGCTCAATCCAGCGAATAGGCTCATAGATAAAGGTAGAGAGCACATAGAGATAGTCTTCGTTCCTAATGGGAAAGTGGGCATGAATGCGGTTCATGCGCCCAATAGCAGCCTGTCCCTGTTCACTGTCATAGCCCCATTTCAAAATGCTGGAAATGATTAACCCAGTATCGTCGTAGCGCTTTTGGGGATGGTGGTGAAACTCGCCAGTGGCATCAAGCAGTTTGCCCACACTGGGCACACAAAAAGTTCGAAATAGCGCTATTTCTAATGCTTTTGTGACATCCCAAGGAAACTCATACCCAGCGATCTGACGGCAGATCTCGCTACAGTCTTGCACCGGATCAAGCGGTAACAACGGGGAAAGACGGCGACGCAACATAAACAGGCGACCAGAGAAGTGCTGTGATTCTACCCCCTGAGAAGCGGCTTTTCACGCTTCACATCAAAATCCATCGATTAGCTTCCTACTAAGGTAAGGTCTCTCGAGTAATGACCTCGACATCCACCACGGTCTCTGCCGGCAGCCGCTTCCCGGCCATCGCCTGTACAGCGTAGTGAACGCCTAGGTATCCTTGCTCTGCAGCCTGTTGATCAATGGTCACCGCCATTCGTCCCGTCCGAATAGCGGCCTTTGCCTCTTCTAGAGCATCAAACCCGGCCACCAGCACCTGAGAACGCTGGGTTTCAGACAGATACTGCAATACGCCTAGAGCCATCATGTCATTAGCGCAAAAGATAGCTTCAATGTCAGGATGCTCTCGCCAGATTTGGCGGGCGGCTTCATAGGCCTCGTCGATTTTCCAGTTAGCAGAGGTTTCGGCCACAACTGTGAGGTTGGGATTTTCCTGAAAAGCCCGCTGTGCTCCCTGCTTGCGATCGATGGCATTTTGCGCAGTTTGAATGCCTTCTAAAATGGCGACCTGGGTAGGAGCTTTAATTTGGTCGCTGATATATTTTGCCGAGAGGTAAGCTCCCTGGCTATTATCAACGCTGATAAAAGGGACATCGCTGAGGCCCAGTTCAGCAGATCGGCTAGGGTCAAGCCGGTTATCGATGTTAATAATGGTGATTCCTACGTCCTGCGCTTCTTCTAGCACCGGAATCAGCTCTGTAGAGTCTCCTGGCGCAATCACGATCGCATCTACCTGATTTCGAATCAGCTGCTCAATAATGTTAATTTGCTGCTCAATTGAAGTTTCTTGAGCCGCCGTTTTCACCATCAGGGCAATCCCCAGTTCCTGCTCAGCCCGCCGTGCCCCTTTTTCCATCTCGATAAAGAAGGGGTTGGTCAGCGTTTTCATGACCAGAGCAACCGTGACCACCTCAGTCGGGTTTCGCTCGGCTTCTATGGGGCTGGAGGAGGTTTCTTCAAGCAGGGGCAGCGATGGGTTGTCTCTTTGACAACCGCCAGCGCCTAAATTAATCAAAAGCAGGGCTCCCAACAGCAGCTTTTGCCCACTAAGGCGAAAACTGGCTGAGCCTTCTCGAAACTTGTCAAGGTCGGAAGCAATCTTGAGCATCTTTGATGGCGTTAGGTTCTGGTTTCAACTTCGCGATAGCAGTATTGAACCTGCAGATGCTCGGCAATCTTTTCTAACAGTAGATTGCGGCGCAGGGGCTTGCTTAAGAAGTCATCAAAGCCTGCTGCAATTGCCTGCTGCCGATCTTCCTCAAAGGCATGGGCCGTTACCGCAATAATCACGGTCGAAGGGCAATTGGCCGGAGCTGGGACAGCGCTGCTTGTAGGGATAGCCAGACGGATTTCTTGGGTTAGGGTGCGCTCCTTCTGACGAATCACCTGAGTCGCTTCGGAGCCATCCATCACCGGCATTTGTAGGTCCATCAAGATCAGGTGGGGCGACCACTGCTGCCAGAGGGCGATCGCCTCCAGACCGTTCTCTGCTTCCTGCACCTCAAAACCCAGATCGCCCAAAATTTTGACCAAAATTCTACGGTTGAGTCTGGCATCATCTACTACCAGCACCCGCTGAGCTTGCTGTTGGTTGAGCAGGGCAACGGCCTGTGGGGAAGCAGCCGTCGTCATCACTGCCTGAGCTTCTTGAACTGGCAAATCTAGCGTGAAGCAGGTACCGACGCCAACAGTACTGCTGACCGTAATTTCGCCCTGCATGATCTTAGCCAGACGGGCACTGATGGAGAGGCCCAACCCTGTTCCTTGCTGAGAGCGTCGTCCAGATGCCGTCTGCACAAAGGGCTCAAATAGGGTTGCTAGCTCTGCCGCCGCGATCCCAAAGCCAGTGTCTTCTACCTCAAAGTGCAGTTGCCAGAGCGGCAGATCCGAGGCAGCAAAGGCGGGTACTGCCGGTTTAGGCGCTAGCGGCAAAGCCCTAATACGGAAGGTGACCCGGCCAGTCTCAGTAAACTTGATGGCGTTGCTCAAAAGATTGGTCAAGATTTGGCGTAGCTTACCCTCGTCGGTTTTGATGTAGCGGGGTAGTGGAGGCTGGTTGGAAATTGAGAATGGTAGACGAGGGTCGAAGGTCGACTCATAGGTGCGATCGCACACCATTTCCAACCCCTTGTTCTGTGCGGTTGGCTTTATCAAATCCATCAGCGACTTCAGTAAGCCATCAAAATCTACCACCTGTTCCTGGAGAGTGACTTTGCCCGCCTCAATTTTGGAAATGTCTAGCACATCATTAATCAAATCAATCAAATGCTCCCCGTTCTGGTTGATGATTGCTAGGCTTTCCCGCTGACTGGAAGTAGTGTGGGGATCGCTTCCGAGCACCTGCATAAACCCCAAAATGGCATTTAGCGGCGTCCGCAGTTCATGGCTAATATTAGCTAAAAACCGGGTCTTAGCCTGGTTAGCCGTCTCTGCAACCTCCTTGGCTTGAGCTAGCGCCACCTCAGCCTGCTGACGAGCCGCTAAAGTCTCCAAAAAAGCATTGAACCAAAGGATCAGCTCAGCAATTTCATCTTTGCCCTGTACTGGTAAGGGCCGATTCCAGCCAGAGCCGCCCTGCTGAAACTGCTCAAAGCGCCGGGTGAGCTGACGAATTGGCTGCACCACTCGAACCGAGACCACCCAGGCAGCAGCGAGCAGCACACTAAAAGACAACCCTAAAGCCAGCAGCGTTGTTCGCCGAATCGCTGCTACTGGAGCCATCAGGGTCTTTACCGGCAGCATGTTGATCACGACCCAGCCACTCATCGGTGAACGGGCATAGGTCATCAGCATGTCTTGCCCATCGACAGCCTGTATGAAAGTTCCCTGATCCTGGTGCATCAGAGCCGCTAATGCCGAGTGGATAGGCTGGCCCAAAAGCTGCCTATCAGGATGGTAGATAATGCGGTTTTGGGCATCTATCACCAGCAGGTAGGCCCCTTGTCTCAGCTGGATCTGCTGGAAGTGCTGATACAGGTAGTCCACGCTGTAATTGACCAAAATCATGGCCGTAGGCTCGGAGCGCTGAGCTTGGGGAGAAGCGGTGTAAATCACCTTCGCGGCGGTCACCACTTTAGCGGCACTGGAGCTAGCGTTAACGTTATCCTCGATGCCAACCCAGGCAACCTGCCGATCCTGTGCTAACGCCTGGAGAAAGAGGCGGTGCTTGAGCTGATTGCGCACATTGGAAAGGTTGAGAGTATCGCCTACGTGATAGCGATTTCCCTTGGCCGTAAAAATGTCGATGGAAACCAGGCCCTCAAGGCTGGTATAGCCGCTAAGAATGTAGCCGATCCGGGCCTGAGTTGCGAGATTAGCGTAGGCATCTTCCCAAGCAGAGCCTTCTCCCAAAGCATCGAGAATGGCATCTACCCCAGAGATATTGGTAATCAAGCTCTCAATTTGCTTGAGCTGCAGCTCAAGGTACTCCCGCTGCTGACCCACTAATTCTGCCGTGTACTCTATTGCCTCTGTCTGCACGGTCCTGCTGGAAACTCGGTAAGAGGAAATGCCAACCGCTAGGAGCGGCAGAATACTGGTCAGCAGGATAAATCCGATGAATTTTTGAGTGAGGTGAAATGAAGACCGCATTGGCAACAGCTAGGGTCAACAGTGTGAAATCTAGCCTTGGGTCAGAGAGAGCAGCCCTAGACACCAAAAGAACTAGCAGGGGCCTTACAGAGCATAGCCATACCGTCAGAATGCCCACTGTCTGTAGAAAACAGTTACAAAAAGGCGCAGCAGATTTAAAGCCAGGTCGGCTCCCTTTGCTCCCCCCTTGTCGCTGTAATCTGGTTTAAGCAGCTGTAACGATTTCTAAACTCGACATGGTTACGATCAACGATAACTACCGCAAACTCAAAGCAGGCTACCTGTTTCCCGAAATTGGTCGCCGAGTCAACGCCTTTGCCGAGGCCCATCCTGAAGCCAACATTATCCGTCTAGGCATTGGTGATGTCACCGAGCCCCTACCTGAAGCCTGCCGGGCTGCCATGATCCAGGCGGTGGAAGAAATGGGTAGCCGCGACACCTTCAAAGGCTATGGGCCGGAGCAGGGCTATCTGTGGCTGCGCGAAAAGATTGCCGCCCACGATTTCCAGGCACGTGGTTGCGACATCGATGCCTCTGAGATTTTTATCTCCGACGGCTCCAAGTGCGACTGCGGCAACATCCTCGACATTTTTGGCAGCAACAACACCATTGCCGTTACCGATCCGGTCTATCCAGTCTACGTCGATACCAATGTCATGGCAGGCCACACCGGCCCGGTCAAGGACAATGGCGAATATGAGGGGTTGATCTACCTACCGATAAGCGCTGAGAATGCCTTCACGGCCCCAATTCCGACCCAAAAAGTAGATCTGATCTACCTCTGCTTTCCCAACAACCCCACGGGAGCCGTCGCCAGCCGTGACCACCTCAAAGCCTGGGTAGACTACGCCCTGGCCCACGGCTCGATCATCCTGTTTGATGCGGCTTACGAAGCCTTTATCACCGACCCCAATATTCCCCACTCGATCTACGAGATCGAAGGGGCGCGCAACTGCGCCATTGAGTTTCGCTCTTTCTCGAAAAATGCGGGCTTTACCGGCACTCGCTGCGCGCTGACTGTGGTGCCCAAGTCGCTTAAGGGTAAGGCTGCAGACGGCTCTGAGGTAGAGCTACACCCGCTGTGGAACCGTCGTCAGTCCACCAAGTTTAACGGCGTTTCCTACATCGTGCAGAAAGGAGCCGAGGCGGTTTACTCCGAGGAAGGCAAGGCCCAGACTCGCGCCCTGATTGACTTCTATATGGAAAACGCCCGCATTATCCGCGAGCAGCTAACGGCAGCAGGCATCCAGGTCTATGGCGGCGTCAATGCTCCCTATGTCTGGGTGAAGACACCCAATGGCCTCTCTAGCTGGGACTTTTTTGACAAGCTGCTGCAGGTTTGTAATGTGGTCGGTACACCGGGTTCTGGCTTTGGTGCAGCAGGTGAAGGTTATTTCCGGATCTCTGCCTTTAACAGTCGGGCCAATGTAGAAGCAGCGATGCAGCGCATTACCGAGAAATTTACGGCGTAGGAAATGGGGAGCGATAGTCCTTGTGAGCCGATCTTCGACTATTGCGCCCCCTGATCGAGATGTTCCTTTTCTATGTCTCAATTTCCGACGGGTAGAGGCGTGATTAGTCGCGTCTCTATGAATGCGGTGTTAAATTCAAGATTATCCATCTACCGAAGGAAATTGTGTCAGCCATACGTATAATCCGGGCATCACTGGTGGCGTTGGGGCTGCTGGCCAGCGCAGTTCTCCTGTGGGACGCGCTGCCTTTTTATGCAACTGCCAGCCCTGCTGTGCAGTCATCCCCCGCTAGCCAAAGCCTCGCTACTGCCACCTTTGCGGGCGGCTGCTTCTGGTGCATGGAGCCTCCCTTTGACCACCTCGAAGGCGTCGTGGCAACCACGTCGGGCTATACCGGGGGCACTCAAGAAAATCCGACCTACTATGAAGTTTCGGCAGGCACAACGGGCCATGTAGAGGCCGTGCAGGTTACCTACGACCCCGCTCAGGTAAGCTACGCCCAGCTGCTAGAGGTCTTTTGGCAGAACGTCGATCCGCTCGATGATACGGGGCAGTTTTGCGATAAGGGCAGCCAGTATCACTCAGCCATTTTTGCCGCTACGGCAGCAGAACAACAGCTAGCGGAGCAGTCTAAACAATCGCTGCAGGCAACCAAGCAGTTTAAGCGCCCTGTTGTGACTGAAGTCCGGCCAACTCAGATCTTCTACCCAGCAGAAGAGTATCACCAGGACTACTACCTCAAGCACCCGGTACGCTACAAGTTC
The window above is part of the Pseudanabaena sp. FACHB-2040 genome. Proteins encoded here:
- the msrA gene encoding peptide-methionine (S)-S-oxide reductase MsrA, whose amino-acid sequence is MPFYATASPAVQSSPASQSLATATFAGGCFWCMEPPFDHLEGVVATTSGYTGGTQENPTYYEVSAGTTGHVEAVQVTYDPAQVSYAQLLEVFWQNVDPLDDTGQFCDKGSQYHSAIFAATAAEQQLAEQSKQSLQATKQFKRPVVTEVRPTQIFYPAEEYHQDYYLKHPVRYKFYRNACGRDQRLAELWGQD